The Methanofollis sp. genome contains a region encoding:
- a CDS encoding zinc ribbon domain-containing protein, translating into CNHISKNNRHKKSFVCECCGHSLHADLIGARNIESRARTYRYTLEVQGCSQPPIRELSTR; encoded by the coding sequence GATGCAATCATATCAGTAAGAACAATCGGCACAAGAAATCGTTTGTCTGCGAATGCTGCGGACACTCGCTCCATGCCGACCTTATCGGTGCTCGGAACATCGAGTCCAGAGCACGCACCTACAGGTACACCCTGGAGGTGCAGGGGTGCAGTCAGCCACCCATACGAGAACTATCGACACGATAG
- the ruvC gene encoding crossover junction endodeoxyribonuclease RuvC: MIVIGIDPGLARTGYGVLSTDGRFPTPLTFGCIETGGDCRPSERLLEIYDTVSGLFDEYGPAWVVLEKLFFSRNVTSAMHVSEARGVLLLAAEQRRIPIAEYTPNQIKQAVTGSGRADKHQMQEMMRRLLRLEELPQPDDAADGLAIALCHINMVQLR; this comes from the coding sequence ATGATCGTCATTGGCATCGATCCCGGGCTGGCGAGAACCGGCTACGGCGTCCTCAGCACCGACGGCCGCTTTCCGACGCCGCTGACCTTCGGCTGCATCGAGACCGGCGGCGACTGCAGACCCTCGGAGCGGCTGCTTGAGATCTACGATACGGTCTCCGGGCTCTTCGACGAATACGGTCCCGCATGGGTCGTCCTGGAAAAACTCTTTTTCTCCAGGAACGTCACCTCGGCGATGCATGTCAGCGAGGCGCGAGGCGTCCTCCTCCTCGCCGCAGAGCAGCGCAGGATCCCGATCGCCGAGTACACCCCCAACCAGATCAAACAGGCGGTGACCGGGTCGGGGCGCGCCGACAAACATCAGATGCAGGAGATGATGCGCCGGCTCCTCAGGCTGGAGGAACTGCCCCAGCCCGACGATGCCGCTGACGGCCTCGCCATCGCCCTCTGCCACATCAATATGGTGCAATTAAGATGA
- the ruvB gene encoding Holliday junction branch migration DNA helicase RuvB, with amino-acid sequence MKERIPSPAVLTEESDDAAIRPARFDEFVGQPQIKEAIAIAIAAAKKRGESLDHILFSGPPGLGKTTLAQIIAREMGGGIRSTSGPVLEKPGDLAAQLTALSRGDVLFIDEIHRLNPVVEEILYPAMEDSCIDVMIGEGPGARSVQLPLEAFTLVGATTKVGLLGSPLRDRFGFIFRLTLYEVDDLVRIVERSAAIMQTPITPEGEREIAQRSRGTPRIANRLLKRVRDFALVKGDGRIDGETADRALTMLGIDRLGLDDLDRRILSVVADDFGGGPVGVRTIAISVGEEVRTVEEVYEPYLIQIGFIKRTPQGRETTEAARRHLDAA; translated from the coding sequence ATGAAGGAACGCATCCCTTCGCCTGCTGTCCTCACTGAAGAGTCCGACGACGCCGCCATCAGGCCGGCGCGCTTCGACGAGTTCGTGGGCCAGCCACAGATCAAAGAGGCCATCGCCATCGCCATCGCCGCCGCAAAAAAGCGCGGCGAATCACTCGACCACATCCTCTTTTCGGGGCCCCCGGGTCTCGGGAAGACGACGCTCGCCCAGATCATCGCCAGGGAGATGGGGGGCGGGATCAGGAGCACCTCGGGGCCGGTGCTGGAGAAGCCCGGCGACCTTGCCGCCCAGTTGACGGCGCTTTCCCGGGGCGACGTCCTTTTCATCGACGAGATCCATCGCTTGAACCCGGTGGTCGAGGAGATCCTCTACCCGGCGATGGAGGACTCCTGCATCGACGTGATGATCGGCGAGGGGCCTGGCGCACGCTCGGTCCAGCTCCCGCTTGAAGCCTTCACCCTGGTGGGGGCGACGACGAAGGTCGGGCTGCTCGGTTCTCCCCTCAGGGACAGGTTCGGTTTCATCTTCCGTCTCACTCTTTACGAGGTCGACGACCTTGTCAGGATCGTGGAGCGGAGCGCTGCGATCATGCAGACGCCGATCACCCCGGAGGGTGAGCGTGAGATCGCACAGCGGAGCCGCGGGACGCCCAGGATCGCCAACCGCCTCCTCAAGCGCGTGCGGGACTTCGCCCTGGTGAAGGGCGATGGTCGCATCGACGGGGAGACGGCGGACCGCGCCCTGACGATGCTTGGCATCGACCGCCTGGGCCTTGACGATCTCGACCGGCGGATTCTCTCGGTGGTCGCGGACGATTTCGGCGGCGGGCCGGTGGGTGTCAGGACGATCGCCATCTCGGTCGGCGAAGAGGTGCGGACTGTCGAAGAGGTCTACGAGCCGTATCTGATCCAGATCGGATTTATCAAGCGCACGCCTCAGGGCCGGGAGACGACCGAGGCGGCGCGGCGGCACCTCGACGCGGCCTGA
- a CDS encoding MFS transporter, protein MAQQTVQGRRWPSLITYLSVVGFFAIFSTTISKNPVLPLFSSALGADEAMIGLIAAVSPAAGILFSFPVGVMADRIGPKRLLTASALVFLSAPLLYLLVADPLWLIPVRFFHGLATAILGPVAAMIIFSRYPDRKGEMSGLYSSATLAGRTAAPLVGGIVLSAFAASSGLLSYRLVYLLAFLAAVPVLLLVLRLDAGPAAPPAAGGAVSLRSFGESLASFGKNRLLLSTALVEMATYFAFGIFETWLPLYLVAAGTPEYLIGLLFALQVLAIALSKPFFGAVSDRTGRRTQIVLGLLAAGGCIAAVPLTASAPVVTAAAVGFGLAVSLVTVSTGAYVADIAARQELGAAVGALSSIMDIGHASGPLVAGIVIGSAGYAAGFTAPALLAVAVAVLFVVAGRRERDAKVEGR, encoded by the coding sequence GTGGCGCAGCAGACCGTACAGGGCAGGAGATGGCCCTCCCTGATCACGTACCTCTCTGTCGTCGGGTTCTTCGCGATCTTCTCCACGACCATCTCGAAGAACCCGGTGCTCCCCCTCTTCTCCAGCGCCCTCGGCGCGGACGAGGCGATGATCGGCCTCATCGCCGCCGTCTCCCCCGCGGCCGGCATCCTCTTCTCCTTCCCTGTCGGGGTGATGGCAGACCGCATCGGGCCGAAGCGCCTCCTCACCGCGTCGGCGCTCGTCTTCCTCTCCGCCCCCCTGCTGTACCTTCTCGTCGCCGATCCCCTCTGGCTCATTCCGGTGCGGTTCTTCCACGGCCTCGCGACCGCCATCCTGGGTCCGGTCGCCGCGATGATCATCTTCTCCCGGTACCCCGATAGGAAGGGGGAGATGAGCGGCCTCTACTCCTCGGCCACCCTGGCGGGGAGGACGGCCGCCCCTCTCGTCGGCGGGATCGTCCTCTCGGCCTTCGCGGCGTCCTCCGGCCTCCTCAGCTACCGCCTGGTCTATCTCCTCGCCTTCCTTGCCGCGGTCCCCGTCCTCCTCCTGGTCCTCCGCCTCGACGCCGGCCCCGCGGCGCCGCCGGCCGCGGGCGGGGCCGTCTCCCTCCGCAGCTTCGGCGAGAGCCTTGCATCCTTCGGGAAGAACCGCCTCCTCCTCTCCACGGCCCTCGTCGAGATGGCGACCTACTTCGCCTTCGGCATCTTCGAGACCTGGCTCCCCCTGTACCTCGTCGCGGCCGGGACGCCGGAGTACCTTATAGGTCTCCTCTTCGCCCTTCAGGTGCTCGCGATCGCCCTCTCCAAACCCTTCTTCGGGGCGGTCTCCGACAGGACGGGGCGGCGGACGCAGATCGTGCTCGGCCTCCTCGCCGCGGGCGGCTGCATCGCCGCCGTCCCCCTCACCGCCTCCGCCCCGGTCGTGACGGCCGCCGCCGTCGGCTTCGGCCTTGCCGTCTCCCTGGTCACCGTCTCGACAGGGGCGTACGTCGCCGACATCGCGGCGCGGCAGGAACTCGGCGCCGCGGTCGGCGCCCTCAGTTCGATCATGGACATCGGCCACGCCTCCGGCCCCCTCGTGGCGGGCATCGTCATCGGCAGCGCCGGCTATGCCGCGGGCTTCACGGCCCCGGCCCTTCTCGCCGTCGCCGTCGCCGTCCTCTTCGTTGTGGCCGGGCGGCGGGAGAGGGACGCAAAGGTCGAGGGGCGGTGA
- a CDS encoding peptidylprolyl isomerase: MVQCNASHILVGSMAEAQELIERIRSGEDFEALARKHSSCPSGKEGGKLGWFGKGQMVPPFEKACLAAKEGEVVGPVKTQFGWHVIRLNGRK, encoded by the coding sequence ATGGTACAGTGCAACGCATCCCACATCCTTGTCGGGAGCATGGCAGAAGCACAGGAACTGATCGAGAGGATCCGGTCCGGCGAGGACTTCGAGGCCCTGGCACGGAAGCATTCGTCCTGCCCGTCAGGGAAAGAAGGCGGAAAGCTCGGCTGGTTCGGGAAGGGGCAGATGGTCCCGCCCTTCGAGAAGGCCTGTCTCGCGGCGAAGGAAGGAGAGGTCGTCGGTCCGGTGAAGACCCAGTTCGGCTGGCATGTCATCCGCCTCAACGGCAGGAAATAA
- a CDS encoding SprT family zinc-dependent metalloprotease: MVHRSPDDPPFPYQIEYISGIRRIEIYLRNGRDVVVRAPPGTLAEKIRTCVREHAAAVTRKLKPSDSPTGLFRARGRLIPFSVEFRPRCRTVTLDIREGGHIVVKAPPGTTRHEIDAAFRTHEAWLLRALETPRGEEHASLRAGGTMIPYVIAYNQRAVNLTLKILPDNTVRVTAPAAASKETVRSFVASHATYIHETIAAPGRTPARPIEYTNGGALLVFGKEVTIRTVPANGRDEGSLTGNLLLVPDDRPVRETVSAFLQKTTRAEVNRSLPRYADALGVAVPPIRIRFLKTVWGNCIPDVRIVFNERLAILPPDLIEYVVAHELCHIRHPHHQKTFYDTLRTVMQDADARKVRLKSYHPLWAKGDAV; encoded by the coding sequence ATGGTGCACCGGTCTCCCGACGATCCGCCCTTCCCCTACCAGATCGAATACATCTCGGGGATCAGGCGGATCGAGATCTACCTCAGAAACGGCCGGGACGTCGTCGTCCGGGCGCCCCCCGGGACGCTGGCGGAGAAGATCCGCACCTGTGTCCGGGAGCATGCAGCGGCCGTCACCCGGAAACTGAAACCCTCAGACTCCCCTACCGGTTTGTTCAGAGCCCGGGGGCGTCTCATCCCTTTTTCCGTGGAATTTCGCCCCCGCTGCCGGACCGTGACCCTCGACATCCGGGAAGGGGGGCATATTGTGGTGAAGGCGCCGCCCGGGACGACCCGGCACGAGATCGACGCCGCCTTCCGCACTCACGAGGCCTGGCTCCTGCGAGCCCTGGAAACGCCGCGGGGCGAGGAGCACGCCTCCCTTCGCGCCGGCGGGACGATGATCCCGTACGTGATCGCCTACAACCAGCGGGCGGTCAACCTCACCCTCAAGATATTGCCCGACAACACTGTCCGCGTCACCGCCCCGGCCGCGGCGTCGAAGGAGACTGTCCGTTCGTTCGTCGCATCGCATGCGACTTATATCCATGAGACGATCGCCGCCCCCGGGAGAACGCCAGCGCGCCCGATCGAGTATACGAACGGCGGGGCGCTTCTCGTATTCGGAAAAGAGGTGACCATCAGGACTGTCCCGGCAAACGGCAGGGACGAGGGATCGCTCACAGGAAATCTCCTCCTCGTCCCGGACGACCGACCAGTCCGGGAGACGGTATCCGCATTTCTTCAGAAGACCACAAGGGCCGAGGTGAACCGCTCTCTCCCCCGGTATGCCGATGCGCTCGGGGTGGCCGTCCCGCCGATCCGGATCCGCTTCTTGAAGACCGTCTGGGGGAACTGCATCCCGGACGTGCGGATCGTCTTCAACGAACGCCTTGCGATACTTCCCCCTGACCTCATCGAGTACGTCGTCGCCCACGAACTCTGCCATATCCGCCACCCCCACCACCAGAAGACGTTCTATGACACTCTCAGGACAGTCATGCAGGACGCGGATGCACGAAAGGTGCGGCTGAAGAGTTATCACCCCTTATGGGCGAAGGGCGACGCCGTCTGA
- the ruvA gene encoding Holliday junction branch migration protein RuvA — translation MIAHLSGEVTATGERWVVIEVGGVGYRVQVTRPALESLRQAQGRVRVYTHMAVRDDEIQLFGFLQQRELELFTILIGVSGIGPKNAMNILSGISFEEFALAILDDDEKTLTRIPGIGQKSAKRLILELKEKMKKHADTLAVSRRPTEACDAASALMSLGFSPQEAEDAVDAVLPGLPDPTVQGLIRAALACLRER, via the coding sequence ATGATAGCCCACCTCTCTGGAGAAGTGACGGCCACCGGCGAGCGGTGGGTGGTGATCGAGGTCGGCGGCGTCGGCTACAGGGTGCAGGTGACCAGGCCGGCGCTGGAGAGCCTCCGGCAGGCGCAGGGGCGCGTCAGGGTCTATACCCATATGGCGGTCCGCGACGACGAGATCCAGCTCTTTGGCTTTCTCCAGCAACGCGAACTGGAACTCTTCACGATCCTGATCGGGGTTTCGGGCATCGGTCCCAAGAACGCCATGAACATCCTCTCCGGAATCTCGTTCGAGGAGTTCGCCCTTGCGATCCTCGACGACGACGAGAAGACGCTCACCCGGATCCCGGGGATCGGGCAGAAGAGCGCAAAGCGCCTGATCCTTGAGTTGAAGGAGAAGATGAAGAAGCATGCTGATACTCTCGCCGTCAGCAGGCGCCCGACAGAAGCCTGCGATGCCGCGAGCGCCCTCATGTCGCTCGGTTTCTCGCCGCAGGAAGCAGAGGATGCGGTCGACGCCGTCCTGCCGGGCCTGCCTGATCCGACTGTGCAGGGCCTGATCCGCGCCGCACTTGCCTGTCTGCGGGAGCGCTGA